A region from the Candidatus Electrothrix scaldis genome encodes:
- a CDS encoding zinc dependent phospholipase C family protein codes for MAGGYTHITIAQLAIEEAQRQQTRLHHEAIQSLLRWKKFAIIGSIAPDYPYMDFANSNSTEWSNVMHSWGSLDFIRSGIGLVRTIEEQDKREKCLAWLLGFAAHVVADVVIHPLVNIKVGPYEENKIRHRRCEMSQDVYIHPRLNLGLEINRQISTNVNETSDGRWSSRLDENIAEFWVEILEEVYGVRQSPPPFNGNVFSWTFAHLMRLIGMKGHDVSYPHPGARYGGRKSALLPPDPDAWHRAMQVLMQTAENGNLLIPFARHLSADQGLVYPKEADLQYVMAQKTPDGTRMNFDKIVDKTVEHLIDFWSDMSLALQGKASPLDTMPNVNLDTGIDEKNTMTYWS; via the coding sequence ATGGCAGGCGGATACACCCATATCACGATTGCCCAGCTGGCCATCGAAGAGGCACAACGCCAACAGACCCGGCTCCATCATGAGGCGATACAATCCTTGTTGCGCTGGAAAAAATTCGCCATCATCGGCTCTATTGCCCCCGATTACCCATACATGGATTTTGCAAACAGCAACTCCACAGAGTGGTCCAATGTTATGCACTCCTGGGGGAGCCTTGATTTTATCCGCTCCGGTATCGGGCTGGTCCGCACAATAGAGGAACAAGATAAACGGGAAAAATGCCTGGCCTGGCTCCTGGGCTTTGCCGCCCATGTGGTGGCTGATGTGGTTATCCATCCCCTTGTTAACATAAAGGTTGGTCCCTATGAAGAGAATAAGATCCGCCACAGACGCTGTGAGATGTCTCAGGATGTCTATATCCACCCTCGCCTGAACCTGGGCCTGGAAATCAACCGCCAGATATCCACCAATGTCAATGAAACCTCGGACGGCAGATGGTCTTCCAGGTTGGACGAAAATATTGCTGAATTCTGGGTCGAGATCCTTGAGGAGGTCTACGGTGTCCGGCAATCCCCTCCCCCGTTCAACGGGAATGTCTTTTCCTGGACCTTTGCCCACCTAATGAGGCTGATCGGCATGAAAGGACACGACGTGAGCTATCCCCACCCTGGAGCCAGATATGGCGGCAGAAAAAGCGCCCTGCTGCCTCCTGATCCTGACGCATGGCATCGAGCTATGCAGGTCCTGATGCAGACTGCGGAAAACGGGAACCTGCTGATTCCCTTTGCCCGGCATCTCAGCGCAGACCAGGGCCTGGTCTACCCAAAGGAGGCAGACCTGCAATATGTCATGGCCCAGAAGACCCCTGACGGCACCAGGATGAACTTTGACAAGATCGTTGACAAGACGGTTGAACACCTGATCGACTTCTGGAGCGACATGTCTCTGGCCCTGCAAGGAAAGGCCTCGCCTCTGGACACCATGCCCAATGTCAATCTGGACACCGGCATTGATGAAAAAAACACCATGACCTACTGGAGCTAA
- the asnB gene encoding asparagine synthase (glutamine-hydrolyzing) codes for MCGISGFNWNDEALIRAMTDTLEHRGPDQQGHFCSDEMSLGFRRLSIIDLSENGRQPMFNEDESIALVFNGEIYNFQELRKELLEKGHVFQSKSDTEVIIHGYEEWGVKVIDRLRGMFAFGLYDMPRKRLLLARDRIGIKPLYYTYKNGRLLFASEIKAILEDSQVERRINYQAMYDYLGFEFVPAPQTMFADIHKLPAGHLLVFESGAIHQEQYWDLNVSPGENKLTFDEAVEKMREHLDYAVSSHLVSDVPLGVFLSGGLDSSCLVALMRKHLTGSFKTFTIGYEDKSFSELDYAQIVADHCQTDHQVLVLDTLKPEYVEKTLWHLDEPMTDLSTVPLYLLCKQAREHVTVCLSGEGADESFAGYDRFKASRMSTWFSILPAPLRKQVVGRMTAMLPDQPQKKGAINMLKRFVEGANLDPAGQHLRWQYFMNSVLEDNLLQGGFRQQIQMDPFRQLREYNARCAAGADQVNREIYLDMRFMMTDSVLMKVDRMSMASSLEIRVPLLDHVLVEFMASLPGDWKLKGMTTKYIFRAALEGLLPEKIVHRGKQGYSLPVKHLLRGDLKKYMVELLNDAPVIRENMDVAYVNRLIEEHCTLKQNHNHILWALINIAIWHNRFFK; via the coding sequence ATGTGCGGGATAAGTGGGTTTAACTGGAATGATGAGGCCTTGATTCGGGCTATGACCGATACTCTGGAACATCGAGGGCCGGATCAGCAGGGCCATTTCTGCTCAGATGAGATGAGCCTGGGCTTTCGGCGGCTCTCGATTATTGACCTCAGTGAAAATGGGCGCCAGCCTATGTTCAACGAGGACGAAAGCATTGCCCTGGTCTTTAACGGTGAGATCTATAATTTTCAGGAACTGCGCAAGGAGCTGTTAGAGAAGGGACATGTCTTCCAGAGTAAGTCTGATACAGAGGTCATCATTCATGGCTATGAGGAATGGGGTGTCAAGGTTATTGATCGTCTTCGTGGGATGTTTGCCTTTGGGCTTTATGATATGCCCCGAAAGCGTTTGCTTCTGGCCCGTGACCGTATCGGCATTAAGCCACTCTATTATACCTATAAGAATGGCCGCCTCCTTTTTGCCTCTGAGATAAAGGCTATCTTAGAAGATTCCCAGGTGGAGCGTCGTATTAATTATCAGGCCATGTACGATTATCTTGGCTTTGAGTTTGTGCCTGCGCCCCAGACCATGTTCGCGGATATTCATAAACTGCCTGCCGGGCACTTGCTGGTCTTTGAGAGCGGTGCCATTCATCAGGAGCAGTACTGGGATCTTAATGTCAGCCCGGGCGAGAACAAGCTCACCTTTGACGAGGCCGTGGAAAAGATGCGCGAGCATCTGGATTATGCTGTGTCCAGTCATCTGGTTAGTGATGTGCCGCTGGGAGTCTTTCTCTCTGGCGGACTGGACTCCAGCTGTCTGGTGGCCCTGATGCGTAAGCATCTGACGGGCTCGTTTAAGACCTTCACCATCGGTTATGAGGATAAATCCTTTAGTGAGTTGGACTATGCTCAGATCGTGGCTGATCATTGCCAGACCGATCATCAGGTCCTGGTTCTGGATACCCTGAAGCCCGAGTACGTGGAAAAGACCCTCTGGCATCTGGATGAGCCTATGACTGATCTCTCCACTGTGCCCCTGTATCTTCTCTGTAAACAGGCGCGGGAGCATGTCACTGTCTGCCTTTCCGGCGAAGGTGCGGACGAGAGCTTTGCTGGGTATGACCGCTTCAAGGCCAGCCGGATGAGTACCTGGTTCAGCATCCTGCCTGCTCCTTTGCGCAAGCAGGTCGTTGGGCGCATGACGGCTATGCTGCCGGATCAGCCCCAGAAGAAGGGAGCCATTAATATGCTCAAGCGCTTTGTTGAGGGAGCGAACCTGGATCCGGCAGGACAGCATCTGCGCTGGCAGTATTTCATGAACTCGGTCCTAGAAGATAACCTGTTACAGGGCGGCTTTCGTCAGCAGATTCAGATGGACCCCTTCCGCCAGCTGCGGGAGTATAATGCTCGTTGTGCTGCCGGGGCCGATCAGGTCAATCGGGAGATCTATCTGGATATGCGTTTTATGATGACCGACTCTGTGCTGATGAAGGTGGATCGGATGTCTATGGCTAGCTCTCTGGAAATCCGGGTCCCCCTGCTGGATCATGTGCTGGTGGAATTCATGGCCTCCCTGCCCGGCGACTGGAAACTCAAAGGCATGACCACCAAGTACATCTTCCGGGCTGCTTTAGAAGGTCTGCTGCCGGAGAAAATCGTTCATCGTGGCAAACAGGGCTACAGCCTGCCGGTCAAACATCTCCTGCGCGGAGATCTGAAGAAATACATGGTTGAGCTGCTTAACGATGCGCCTGTGATCCGGGAGAATATGGATGTAGCCTATGTTAATCGGTTGATCGAAGAACATTGTACACTGAAGCAGAATCATAACCATATTCTCTGGGCCCTGATCAATATCGCTATCTGGCATAATCGCTTCTTTAAATAA
- a CDS encoding ATP-binding protein, translating to MHKKRIALLLKRIAPPTLLLIIGAFFFSDLTEKNKINQIVNQNTFYIGQGVGMLSYSLKQVTRDLLYLAGQNSLIEQVTNPTQENLKQLSENFINFSKIKGHYDQIRWIDANGMERVRVDYAPDGPKVIPGHFLQNKEDRYYVTETLKLPLGEIYISPLDLNMERGQVEYPFKPTIRLATPLADPAGEQHGLLIINYAAKSMLDNFHATTFPIKEQISILNNEGYWIVSPNSSDEWAFMFNLNNIRLETRFPKIWQKIAKTDKDTLLNEDGLWLWSTVRPLIPTNELVPGLHSRLHTTNDYLWKVVSHVDREKLSDIIITLRKKTIGVAVLIFLAICYVSCKLAQIEEKLLLTNEALEQEVRERTALLNDKLTDLQEVNTELGSTQARSTAIINALSRVGEGLIIIDSDHKVRYMNQVMIDWFGDMTGKDSGFLTDNQQTPWDCVHVKHAINQEKSVCFLPSSGAERIFEITSTKFTENDAAPAILQVIHDITDRKKQEMLLHENQEKYRRLVENIGEKFVVFSQDPDKEIWTYVSESVFSVFGCRRKDIQGKIPWSEVIDWLPDSLEQRRLHLSRIREGKTDFIQHDMQFRHPDGELRTVRVSSLPVHNEAGKLLAINGILEDTTEYEYITEKLSEAQQRAEAANAAKSEFLANMSHEIRTPMNAILGMSSLALETDLDSEQKNYIEKVYSSAESLLGIINDILDFSKIEAGKLEIETVAFRLDKVFEKFNNIIELKALEKGLKLEIDIDPNVPKKIKGDPLRLGQILINLGNNAVKFTSRGKVTILVERLHQREDIDDIVLLEFCVADTGIGMTPQQQSKLFKSFSQADSSTTRKFGGTGLGLSISKKLVEMMGGTIWFESEAGQGSRFYFTLPLVICSEEDAGGCRKKKERKTEECFTKLDGAKVLLVEDNELNQELAKLLLARKGIKVTVASNGAEALETLQSSCFDCVLMDIQMPVMDGYAACREIRKNPQFETLPIIALTANVMSTDQEKSKEAGMNEHIGKPFNEQEMFSVMSRYIDTGNKQG from the coding sequence ATGCATAAAAAGCGAATCGCCCTACTGCTGAAACGCATCGCCCCCCCCACTCTTCTCCTCATCATAGGAGCCTTTTTCTTCAGCGATCTCACTGAAAAAAATAAAATAAACCAAATTGTTAATCAAAACACCTTTTATATCGGCCAAGGGGTGGGCATGCTCTCCTATAGCCTAAAACAGGTAACCCGTGACCTTTTGTATCTTGCCGGACAAAATAGTCTGATTGAGCAAGTAACAAATCCCACCCAGGAAAATCTGAAACAGCTCTCGGAAAACTTTATTAATTTCTCAAAAATCAAGGGACATTACGATCAGATTCGTTGGATAGACGCGAACGGAATGGAGCGAGTACGTGTTGATTACGCCCCTGATGGCCCTAAGGTAATCCCTGGACATTTCTTACAAAACAAAGAGGATCGCTATTATGTCACGGAAACATTAAAACTCCCCCTGGGAGAAATCTATATTTCCCCTCTTGATCTCAACATGGAACGTGGTCAGGTAGAATACCCCTTTAAACCGACCATCCGTCTCGCCACCCCCTTGGCTGACCCCGCAGGAGAACAGCATGGCCTCCTGATCATCAACTATGCGGCCAAGAGCATGCTGGATAATTTCCACGCCACGACCTTCCCCATCAAAGAACAGATATCCATATTGAACAATGAAGGATATTGGATCGTAAGCCCTAACTCATCTGATGAATGGGCTTTCATGTTCAACCTCAATAATATACGTCTGGAAACTCGTTTTCCGAAGATCTGGCAAAAGATAGCCAAGACAGACAAGGACACCTTACTCAATGAAGATGGCCTATGGCTGTGGAGTACCGTCCGTCCTTTAATCCCGACAAATGAATTAGTACCAGGACTCCACTCACGGCTTCATACCACCAACGATTATCTCTGGAAGGTAGTCTCTCATGTAGACAGAGAAAAACTCTCTGATATCATCATTACTCTTCGTAAGAAAACCATCGGCGTTGCTGTTCTCATCTTCCTTGCCATCTGCTATGTCTCCTGTAAATTAGCTCAGATAGAGGAAAAACTCTTGTTGACGAATGAGGCACTTGAACAGGAGGTCCGTGAACGTACGGCCCTGCTCAATGACAAGCTCACAGACCTTCAAGAAGTCAACACAGAACTCGGTTCTACCCAGGCCCGTTCAACAGCTATTATTAATGCCCTCTCCCGAGTTGGAGAAGGCCTGATTATTATTGATAGCGATCATAAGGTTCGCTATATGAATCAGGTCATGATTGACTGGTTCGGCGATATGACAGGCAAGGATTCTGGATTTCTCACCGATAACCAGCAGACCCCCTGGGATTGCGTTCATGTTAAGCATGCTATAAATCAGGAAAAATCTGTTTGCTTTCTGCCCTCCTCCGGGGCGGAACGAATTTTTGAAATTACCTCAACAAAATTCACCGAAAACGACGCAGCCCCGGCCATCCTTCAAGTGATTCATGATATCACTGATCGGAAAAAGCAGGAAATGCTCTTGCATGAAAACCAGGAAAAATACCGCAGACTCGTTGAAAATATAGGAGAAAAGTTTGTTGTCTTCAGCCAGGACCCAGATAAAGAAATCTGGACCTATGTCAGCGAGAGTGTCTTCTCAGTCTTCGGCTGTAGACGGAAAGATATTCAAGGCAAGATCCCCTGGAGCGAAGTGATCGACTGGCTCCCGGATTCCCTGGAGCAACGGCGTCTCCACCTTTCCAGAATCCGCGAAGGTAAAACCGATTTTATCCAACACGATATGCAGTTTCGCCATCCCGATGGCGAGCTCCGCACGGTTAGGGTTTCATCACTGCCTGTGCATAATGAAGCTGGAAAACTCTTAGCCATAAACGGCATCCTGGAAGACACCACCGAGTATGAGTATATTACTGAGAAATTATCAGAAGCCCAGCAACGGGCCGAGGCCGCTAATGCGGCAAAGTCGGAATTTCTTGCTAATATGAGCCATGAAATTCGCACCCCGATGAATGCCATTCTCGGTATGTCCAGCCTGGCCCTGGAAACAGACCTTGACTCGGAACAAAAAAACTATATAGAAAAGGTCTACAGTTCTGCGGAGTCTCTCCTGGGGATAATTAATGATATCCTTGATTTCTCTAAAATTGAGGCGGGAAAACTGGAAATCGAGACTGTGGCCTTCAGACTGGATAAGGTCTTTGAAAAATTCAACAACATAATCGAGCTCAAGGCCCTGGAAAAAGGGCTGAAGCTGGAGATTGATATTGATCCCAACGTACCGAAAAAAATTAAAGGTGACCCGCTCCGCCTAGGCCAGATTCTGATCAATCTGGGGAATAACGCAGTAAAATTTACCAGCAGAGGTAAAGTTACCATACTCGTTGAACGCTTACATCAACGAGAAGACATAGATGACATTGTTTTGCTGGAATTCTGTGTTGCTGATACCGGTATCGGCATGACGCCGCAACAACAGAGCAAGCTTTTCAAATCCTTTAGCCAGGCAGATAGCTCTACAACTCGTAAATTCGGGGGAACCGGGCTCGGGCTCTCCATCAGTAAAAAACTGGTGGAAATGATGGGGGGAACGATCTGGTTTGAAAGTGAGGCAGGACAAGGCTCCCGCTTTTACTTTACCCTCCCTCTGGTCATCTGCTCAGAAGAAGATGCAGGGGGATGCAGAAAAAAGAAAGAAAGAAAAACTGAGGAATGCTTTACCAAGCTGGACGGCGCTAAGGTCTTGCTTGTGGAAGATAATGAACTGAACCAGGAACTGGCCAAACTCCTGCTTGCACGCAAGGGCATTAAGGTCACTGTGGCCAGTAACGGCGCAGAGGCCCTGGAGACCTTACAGTCCTCCTGTTTCGACTGTGTCCTGATGGATATACAGATGCCGGTCATGGACGGTTATGCCGCCTGCCGGGAAATCCGAAAAAATCCCCAGTTTGAGACGCTCCCCATCATCGCCCTGACAGCCAACGTTATGTCCACTGATCAGGAGAAAAGTAAGGAAGCAGGTATGAACGAACATATTGGTAAGCCCTTTAATGAACAGGAGATGTTTAGCGTCATGTCCCGATATATCGACACAGGAAACAAGCAGGGATAA